In Prunus dulcis chromosome 1, ALMONDv2, whole genome shotgun sequence, the following are encoded in one genomic region:
- the LOC117625947 gene encoding phospholipase SGR2 isoform X3: MGMADSEANRVAEETFPDMLKNTPSNIRRLEDEIDQCKGHQKYLAQTRSPSDGSDVRWYFCKVPLAVNEMAASVPRTEIVGKGDYFRFGKRDSLAIEASFLQREEELLSCWWREYAECSEGPKERPSSSKKVAEREILSSLERGRSAELYKVEEERVGVPVKGGLYEVDLVKRHSFPVYWDGENRRVLRGHWFARKGADWLPLREDVSEQLEIAYRSQVWHRRMFQPSGLFAARVELQGSTPGLHALFTGEDNTWEAWLNMDASGFSSIITLGGNGMKLRRGYSASYSSKPTQNELRQQKEEEMDDYCSAVPVRHLVFMVHGIGQRLEKSNLVDDVGEFHHITASLAETHLTSRQRDTQRVLFIPCQWRKGLKLSGEAAVEKCTLDGVKGLRVMLSATVHDVLYYMSPIYCQDIINAVSNQLNRLYLKFLRRNPGYDGKVSIYGHSLGSVLSYDILCHQENLSSPFPMDWMFKEHDRDGESSPGVDNQSTYDTPTNLGDTFAFVNDQTDDVMGFNDENMSAQPTLPIHEDGNAGDASTVVGHETSDSNDFVARSVDLKQPHGNKDVHESVCESSNMLKGDGSSETTSINCGVPVGGVEKVVEEVCEETSNKDKVVELLREEIDTLKSKIAELEAKCGGRDTSPGSYRENDEVLATIPKQPLSEKLPPEGEGSPKSYTPYINYTKLEFKVDTFFAVGSPLGVFLALRNIRIGIGKGKEYWGEENTSEEMPACRQLFNIFHPFDPVAYRIEPLVCKEYISKRPVIIPYHKGGKRLHIGFQEFTEDLAARSQAIMDHINSVKIQQKQPKKRKRDRMVLL, encoded by the exons ATGGGTATGGCGGATTCGGAGGCAAACCGTGTAGCTGAAGAAACGTTCCCTGATATGCTGAAGAACACGCCGTCGAACATCCGGAGATTGGAAGATGAGATTGATCAGTGTAAGGGCCACCAGAAGTATCTAGCGCAGACTAGAAGCCCGTCCGACGGTAGCGATGTCCGATGGTACTTTTGCAAAGTCCCTTTGGCAGTGAATG AGATGGCTGCTTCAGTCCCTCGCACTGAGATAGTGGGAAAAGGCGACTATTTTCGTTTTGGTAAGAGAGACTCTCTGGCAATTGAGGCATCTTTTTTGCAG AGGGAGGAAGAGTTGCTTTCTTGTTGGTGGAGAGAGTATGCCGAATGTAGCGAAGGTCCAAAAGAGCGACCTAGTTCCAGTAAGAAGGTGGCTGAGCGGGAAATTTTATCTTCTCTAGAGAGGGGTCGGTCAGCTGAATTATATAAagtggaagaagaaagagttgGTGTTCCTGTTAAGGGAGGGCTTTATGAG GTAGATTTAGTGAAGCGGCATTCTTTCCCTGTCTATTGGGATGGAGAAAACCGGCGCGTCTTAAGAGGTCACTGGTTTGCTCGTAAAGGGGCTGATTGGCTGCCACTTCGTGAAGATGTTTCTGAACAATTGGAGATTGCTTATCGTAGCCAG GTTTGGCACCGGCGAATGTTTCAGCCGTCTGGACTTTTTGCAGCTCGGGTTGAATTGCAAGGCTCTACCCCT GGACTGCATGCACTTTTCACAGGAGAAGATAATACTTGGGAGGCTTGGCTCAATATGGATGCTTCTGGTTTTTCTAGTATCATTACTTTAGGTGGAAATGGAATGAAGTTAAGGCGTGGATATTCCGCATCTTACTCTTCAAAACCCACCCAG aaTGAATTACGACAGCAGAAGGAGGAGGAAATGGATGATTATTGCTCAGCG GTTCCTGTTCGACACCTTGTGTTCATGGTTCATGGAATTGGTCAAAGATTGGAGAAATCCAATTTAGTTGATGATGTTGGTGAATTTCACCATATAACTGCAAGTCTTGCTGAAACACACCTTACTTCACGCCAACGCGACACTCAAAGGGTTCTTTTTATCCCATGCCAG TGGAGAAAGGGCTTGAAGCTTAGTGGTGAAGCTGCAGTCGAAAAATGTACTTTAGATGGTGTGAAGGGTTTGCGTGTCATGCTGAGTGCAACTGTTCATGATGTGTTATACTACATGAGTCCCATATACTGTCAGGACATTATCAACGCG GTATCCAACCAATTAAATCggttatatttgaaatttcttAGGAGGAATCCAGGTTATGATGGAAAG GTTTCCATATATGGTCATTCTCTGGGAAGTGTCCTCTCCTATGATATCCTTTGTCATCAGGAGAATTTGTCATCCCCATTTCCAATGGATTGGATGTTCAAAGAACATGATAGAGATGGAGAATCTTCACCTGGTGTGGACAATCAATCTACATATGACACTCCGACTAATTTGGGAGATACATTTGCTTTTGTAAATGATCAAACTGATGACGTGATGGGTTTTAATGATGAAAATATGAGTGCACAACCAACTCTTCCGATACATGAGGATGGAAATGCTGGAGATGCCTCGACTGTTGTGGGTCACGAAACATCAGATTCTAACGATTTTGTTGCAAGGTCAGTGGACTTGAAACAACCACATGGTAATAAAGATGTGCATGAATCAGTTTGCGAATCGAGCAACATGCTTAAAGGGGATGGCTCGAGTGAAACTACAAGCATAAACTGTGGAGTACCAGTTGGTGGTGTAGAGAAAGTGGTTGAAGAAGTATGCGAAGAAACAAGCAATAAAGACAAAGTAGTCGAATTGCTGAGGGAAGAG ATTGATACCCTAAAGTCCAAAATAGCAGAATTGGAAGCTAAATGTGGTGGTAGAGATACTAGTCCAGGGTCGTATCGAG AAAATGATGAAGTTCTTGCAACTATTCCAAAGCAGCCCCTATCTGAGAAATTGCCCCCTGAGGGAGAGGGGTCacccaagagttatacccctTATATCAACTACACAAAACTTGAATTCAAG GTTGATACATTCTTTGCAGTTGGATCACCCCTTGGGGTCTTCCTTGCCCTTCGTAACATTCGTATTGGGATTG GAAAGGGGAAAGAATATTGGGGAGAGGAAAACACAAGTGAGGAGATGCCAGCTTGTCGGCAATTGTTCAACATATTTCACCCCTTTGATCCTGTTGCATATAG AATTGAACCACTTGTGTGTAAAGAATACATCAGCAAGCGACCTGTTATCATACCCTACCACAAAGGTGGAAAGAGGTTGCATATTGGGTTTCAG GAATTCACTGAAGATTTAGCTGCTCGTTCTCAAGCAATAATGGATCATATAAACTCTGTAAAG ATACAGCAGAAACAGCcgaagaaaaggaagagagatCGTATGGTACTCTTATGA
- the LOC117625947 gene encoding phospholipase SGR2 isoform X2 — MGMADSEANRVAEETFPDMLKNTPSNIRRLEDEIDQCKGHQKYLAQTRSPSDGSDVRWYFCKVPLAVNEMAASVPRTEIVGKGDYFRFGKRDSLAIEASFLQREEELLSCWWREYAECSEGPKERPSSSKKVAEREILSSLERGRSAELYKVEEERVGVPVKGGLYEVDLVKRHSFPVYWDGENRRVLRGHWFARKGADWLPLREDVSEQLEIAYRSQVWHRRMFQPSGLFAARVELQGSTPGLHALFTGEDNTWEAWLNMDASGFSSIITLGGNGMKLRRGYSASYSSKPTQVPVRHLVFMVHGIGQRLEKSNLVDDVGEFHHITASLAETHLTSRQRDTQRVLFIPCQWRKGLKLSGEAAVEKCTLDGVKGLRVMLSATVHDVLYYMSPIYCQDIINAVSNQLNRLYLKFLRRNPGYDGKVSIYGHSLGSVLSYDILCHQENLSSPFPMDWMFKEHDRDGESSPGVDNQSTYDTPTNLGDTFAFVNDQTDDVMGFNDENMSAQPTLPIHEDGNAGDASTVVGHETSDSNDFVARSVDLKQPHGNKDVHESVCESSNMLKGDGSSETTSINCGVPVGGVEKVVEEVCEETSNKDKVVELLREEIDTLKSKIAELEAKCGGRDTSPGSYRENDEVLATIPKQPLSEKLPPEGEGSPKSYTPYINYTKLEFKVDTFFAVGSPLGVFLALRNIRIGIGKGKEYWGEENTSEEMPACRQLFNIFHPFDPVAYRIEPLVCKEYISKRPVIIPYHKGGKRLHIGFQEFTEDLAARSQAIMDHINSVKVKVLTVCQSRNTDSLEDTAETAEEKEERSYGTLMMERVTGSEGGRIDHVLQDKTFEHPYISAIGAHTNYWRDYDTALFILKHLYRGIHEDNLPEKSGMGNSKKESNYARWSGHGQTVDEELPLTFSERR, encoded by the exons ATGGGTATGGCGGATTCGGAGGCAAACCGTGTAGCTGAAGAAACGTTCCCTGATATGCTGAAGAACACGCCGTCGAACATCCGGAGATTGGAAGATGAGATTGATCAGTGTAAGGGCCACCAGAAGTATCTAGCGCAGACTAGAAGCCCGTCCGACGGTAGCGATGTCCGATGGTACTTTTGCAAAGTCCCTTTGGCAGTGAATG AGATGGCTGCTTCAGTCCCTCGCACTGAGATAGTGGGAAAAGGCGACTATTTTCGTTTTGGTAAGAGAGACTCTCTGGCAATTGAGGCATCTTTTTTGCAG AGGGAGGAAGAGTTGCTTTCTTGTTGGTGGAGAGAGTATGCCGAATGTAGCGAAGGTCCAAAAGAGCGACCTAGTTCCAGTAAGAAGGTGGCTGAGCGGGAAATTTTATCTTCTCTAGAGAGGGGTCGGTCAGCTGAATTATATAAagtggaagaagaaagagttgGTGTTCCTGTTAAGGGAGGGCTTTATGAG GTAGATTTAGTGAAGCGGCATTCTTTCCCTGTCTATTGGGATGGAGAAAACCGGCGCGTCTTAAGAGGTCACTGGTTTGCTCGTAAAGGGGCTGATTGGCTGCCACTTCGTGAAGATGTTTCTGAACAATTGGAGATTGCTTATCGTAGCCAG GTTTGGCACCGGCGAATGTTTCAGCCGTCTGGACTTTTTGCAGCTCGGGTTGAATTGCAAGGCTCTACCCCT GGACTGCATGCACTTTTCACAGGAGAAGATAATACTTGGGAGGCTTGGCTCAATATGGATGCTTCTGGTTTTTCTAGTATCATTACTTTAGGTGGAAATGGAATGAAGTTAAGGCGTGGATATTCCGCATCTTACTCTTCAAAACCCACCCAG GTTCCTGTTCGACACCTTGTGTTCATGGTTCATGGAATTGGTCAAAGATTGGAGAAATCCAATTTAGTTGATGATGTTGGTGAATTTCACCATATAACTGCAAGTCTTGCTGAAACACACCTTACTTCACGCCAACGCGACACTCAAAGGGTTCTTTTTATCCCATGCCAG TGGAGAAAGGGCTTGAAGCTTAGTGGTGAAGCTGCAGTCGAAAAATGTACTTTAGATGGTGTGAAGGGTTTGCGTGTCATGCTGAGTGCAACTGTTCATGATGTGTTATACTACATGAGTCCCATATACTGTCAGGACATTATCAACGCG GTATCCAACCAATTAAATCggttatatttgaaatttcttAGGAGGAATCCAGGTTATGATGGAAAG GTTTCCATATATGGTCATTCTCTGGGAAGTGTCCTCTCCTATGATATCCTTTGTCATCAGGAGAATTTGTCATCCCCATTTCCAATGGATTGGATGTTCAAAGAACATGATAGAGATGGAGAATCTTCACCTGGTGTGGACAATCAATCTACATATGACACTCCGACTAATTTGGGAGATACATTTGCTTTTGTAAATGATCAAACTGATGACGTGATGGGTTTTAATGATGAAAATATGAGTGCACAACCAACTCTTCCGATACATGAGGATGGAAATGCTGGAGATGCCTCGACTGTTGTGGGTCACGAAACATCAGATTCTAACGATTTTGTTGCAAGGTCAGTGGACTTGAAACAACCACATGGTAATAAAGATGTGCATGAATCAGTTTGCGAATCGAGCAACATGCTTAAAGGGGATGGCTCGAGTGAAACTACAAGCATAAACTGTGGAGTACCAGTTGGTGGTGTAGAGAAAGTGGTTGAAGAAGTATGCGAAGAAACAAGCAATAAAGACAAAGTAGTCGAATTGCTGAGGGAAGAG ATTGATACCCTAAAGTCCAAAATAGCAGAATTGGAAGCTAAATGTGGTGGTAGAGATACTAGTCCAGGGTCGTATCGAG AAAATGATGAAGTTCTTGCAACTATTCCAAAGCAGCCCCTATCTGAGAAATTGCCCCCTGAGGGAGAGGGGTCacccaagagttatacccctTATATCAACTACACAAAACTTGAATTCAAG GTTGATACATTCTTTGCAGTTGGATCACCCCTTGGGGTCTTCCTTGCCCTTCGTAACATTCGTATTGGGATTG GAAAGGGGAAAGAATATTGGGGAGAGGAAAACACAAGTGAGGAGATGCCAGCTTGTCGGCAATTGTTCAACATATTTCACCCCTTTGATCCTGTTGCATATAG AATTGAACCACTTGTGTGTAAAGAATACATCAGCAAGCGACCTGTTATCATACCCTACCACAAAGGTGGAAAGAGGTTGCATATTGGGTTTCAG GAATTCACTGAAGATTTAGCTGCTCGTTCTCAAGCAATAATGGATCATATAAACTCTGTAAAG GTTAAAGTGCTGACAGTTTGCCAGTCAAGAAACACGGATAGCCTAGAAG ATACAGCAGAAACAGCcgaagaaaaggaagagagatCGTATGGTACTCTTATGATGGAAAGAGTAACTGGAAGTGAAGGAGGAAGGATTGATCATGTTCTTCAA GACAAGACATTTGAGCATCCGTATATTTCTGCAATCGGAGCACATAC AAACTATTGGAGGGATTATGATACTGCCCTTTTCATATTGAAACACTTGTACCGAGGTATACATGAAGATAACTTACCTGAGAAATCTGGTATGGGAAACTCAAAAAAGGAGAGTAATTATGCAAGGTGGTCTGGTCATGGGCAGACGGTAGATGAGGAGCTTCCTTTGACATTCTCTGAAAGAA GATGA
- the LOC117625947 gene encoding phospholipase SGR2 isoform X1, producing MGMADSEANRVAEETFPDMLKNTPSNIRRLEDEIDQCKGHQKYLAQTRSPSDGSDVRWYFCKVPLAVNEMAASVPRTEIVGKGDYFRFGKRDSLAIEASFLQREEELLSCWWREYAECSEGPKERPSSSKKVAEREILSSLERGRSAELYKVEEERVGVPVKGGLYEVDLVKRHSFPVYWDGENRRVLRGHWFARKGADWLPLREDVSEQLEIAYRSQVWHRRMFQPSGLFAARVELQGSTPGLHALFTGEDNTWEAWLNMDASGFSSIITLGGNGMKLRRGYSASYSSKPTQNELRQQKEEEMDDYCSAVPVRHLVFMVHGIGQRLEKSNLVDDVGEFHHITASLAETHLTSRQRDTQRVLFIPCQWRKGLKLSGEAAVEKCTLDGVKGLRVMLSATVHDVLYYMSPIYCQDIINAVSNQLNRLYLKFLRRNPGYDGKVSIYGHSLGSVLSYDILCHQENLSSPFPMDWMFKEHDRDGESSPGVDNQSTYDTPTNLGDTFAFVNDQTDDVMGFNDENMSAQPTLPIHEDGNAGDASTVVGHETSDSNDFVARSVDLKQPHGNKDVHESVCESSNMLKGDGSSETTSINCGVPVGGVEKVVEEVCEETSNKDKVVELLREEIDTLKSKIAELEAKCGGRDTSPGSYRENDEVLATIPKQPLSEKLPPEGEGSPKSYTPYINYTKLEFKVDTFFAVGSPLGVFLALRNIRIGIGKGKEYWGEENTSEEMPACRQLFNIFHPFDPVAYRIEPLVCKEYISKRPVIIPYHKGGKRLHIGFQEFTEDLAARSQAIMDHINSVKVKVLTVCQSRNTDSLEDTAETAEEKEERSYGTLMMERVTGSEGGRIDHVLQDKTFEHPYISAIGAHTNYWRDYDTALFILKHLYRGIHEDNLPEKSGMGNSKKESNYARWSGHGQTVDEELPLTFSERR from the exons ATGGGTATGGCGGATTCGGAGGCAAACCGTGTAGCTGAAGAAACGTTCCCTGATATGCTGAAGAACACGCCGTCGAACATCCGGAGATTGGAAGATGAGATTGATCAGTGTAAGGGCCACCAGAAGTATCTAGCGCAGACTAGAAGCCCGTCCGACGGTAGCGATGTCCGATGGTACTTTTGCAAAGTCCCTTTGGCAGTGAATG AGATGGCTGCTTCAGTCCCTCGCACTGAGATAGTGGGAAAAGGCGACTATTTTCGTTTTGGTAAGAGAGACTCTCTGGCAATTGAGGCATCTTTTTTGCAG AGGGAGGAAGAGTTGCTTTCTTGTTGGTGGAGAGAGTATGCCGAATGTAGCGAAGGTCCAAAAGAGCGACCTAGTTCCAGTAAGAAGGTGGCTGAGCGGGAAATTTTATCTTCTCTAGAGAGGGGTCGGTCAGCTGAATTATATAAagtggaagaagaaagagttgGTGTTCCTGTTAAGGGAGGGCTTTATGAG GTAGATTTAGTGAAGCGGCATTCTTTCCCTGTCTATTGGGATGGAGAAAACCGGCGCGTCTTAAGAGGTCACTGGTTTGCTCGTAAAGGGGCTGATTGGCTGCCACTTCGTGAAGATGTTTCTGAACAATTGGAGATTGCTTATCGTAGCCAG GTTTGGCACCGGCGAATGTTTCAGCCGTCTGGACTTTTTGCAGCTCGGGTTGAATTGCAAGGCTCTACCCCT GGACTGCATGCACTTTTCACAGGAGAAGATAATACTTGGGAGGCTTGGCTCAATATGGATGCTTCTGGTTTTTCTAGTATCATTACTTTAGGTGGAAATGGAATGAAGTTAAGGCGTGGATATTCCGCATCTTACTCTTCAAAACCCACCCAG aaTGAATTACGACAGCAGAAGGAGGAGGAAATGGATGATTATTGCTCAGCG GTTCCTGTTCGACACCTTGTGTTCATGGTTCATGGAATTGGTCAAAGATTGGAGAAATCCAATTTAGTTGATGATGTTGGTGAATTTCACCATATAACTGCAAGTCTTGCTGAAACACACCTTACTTCACGCCAACGCGACACTCAAAGGGTTCTTTTTATCCCATGCCAG TGGAGAAAGGGCTTGAAGCTTAGTGGTGAAGCTGCAGTCGAAAAATGTACTTTAGATGGTGTGAAGGGTTTGCGTGTCATGCTGAGTGCAACTGTTCATGATGTGTTATACTACATGAGTCCCATATACTGTCAGGACATTATCAACGCG GTATCCAACCAATTAAATCggttatatttgaaatttcttAGGAGGAATCCAGGTTATGATGGAAAG GTTTCCATATATGGTCATTCTCTGGGAAGTGTCCTCTCCTATGATATCCTTTGTCATCAGGAGAATTTGTCATCCCCATTTCCAATGGATTGGATGTTCAAAGAACATGATAGAGATGGAGAATCTTCACCTGGTGTGGACAATCAATCTACATATGACACTCCGACTAATTTGGGAGATACATTTGCTTTTGTAAATGATCAAACTGATGACGTGATGGGTTTTAATGATGAAAATATGAGTGCACAACCAACTCTTCCGATACATGAGGATGGAAATGCTGGAGATGCCTCGACTGTTGTGGGTCACGAAACATCAGATTCTAACGATTTTGTTGCAAGGTCAGTGGACTTGAAACAACCACATGGTAATAAAGATGTGCATGAATCAGTTTGCGAATCGAGCAACATGCTTAAAGGGGATGGCTCGAGTGAAACTACAAGCATAAACTGTGGAGTACCAGTTGGTGGTGTAGAGAAAGTGGTTGAAGAAGTATGCGAAGAAACAAGCAATAAAGACAAAGTAGTCGAATTGCTGAGGGAAGAG ATTGATACCCTAAAGTCCAAAATAGCAGAATTGGAAGCTAAATGTGGTGGTAGAGATACTAGTCCAGGGTCGTATCGAG AAAATGATGAAGTTCTTGCAACTATTCCAAAGCAGCCCCTATCTGAGAAATTGCCCCCTGAGGGAGAGGGGTCacccaagagttatacccctTATATCAACTACACAAAACTTGAATTCAAG GTTGATACATTCTTTGCAGTTGGATCACCCCTTGGGGTCTTCCTTGCCCTTCGTAACATTCGTATTGGGATTG GAAAGGGGAAAGAATATTGGGGAGAGGAAAACACAAGTGAGGAGATGCCAGCTTGTCGGCAATTGTTCAACATATTTCACCCCTTTGATCCTGTTGCATATAG AATTGAACCACTTGTGTGTAAAGAATACATCAGCAAGCGACCTGTTATCATACCCTACCACAAAGGTGGAAAGAGGTTGCATATTGGGTTTCAG GAATTCACTGAAGATTTAGCTGCTCGTTCTCAAGCAATAATGGATCATATAAACTCTGTAAAG GTTAAAGTGCTGACAGTTTGCCAGTCAAGAAACACGGATAGCCTAGAAG ATACAGCAGAAACAGCcgaagaaaaggaagagagatCGTATGGTACTCTTATGATGGAAAGAGTAACTGGAAGTGAAGGAGGAAGGATTGATCATGTTCTTCAA GACAAGACATTTGAGCATCCGTATATTTCTGCAATCGGAGCACATAC AAACTATTGGAGGGATTATGATACTGCCCTTTTCATATTGAAACACTTGTACCGAGGTATACATGAAGATAACTTACCTGAGAAATCTGGTATGGGAAACTCAAAAAAGGAGAGTAATTATGCAAGGTGGTCTGGTCATGGGCAGACGGTAGATGAGGAGCTTCCTTTGACATTCTCTGAAAGAA GATGA